TCTTACGCCAATCTTCAAGTTTAGTAACATTTTCTGTCAAAAGTTGTCGCATTAATCCGCTAAAAGCTTGAATTAAGGATGCATAAGGCATACTTCGTTGAAACTGGTCAAATTTTCCACTAATGAAAAAGCCTTTAGCGCGAGTAATGGGTTTATTAACTTCGTTAACTACAGAAGATTTACCAATTCCTGAATAACCAGAAACTAATATCAGTTCGCAGCCACCTTGGCTGGCTCGCTCAAAGGCATCCAAAAGTAAATTAACCTGAGTTTCTCTACCATAAAGCTTTTGAGGAATCAGTAACTGGCTTAAAACATCTAAACGACCAGGTGTAAAATTAATGATTTGGCCTGTTGTTTTTAAATTTTCTGCACAAATTTCTAAATCAGCTAAAAGTCCTTTTGCTGTTTGATAACGGTCTTCAGCATTTTTTGCCATTAATTTCCAAACAATTGCTGCAATTGAATTCGGAACTTCTGGATTTAATTCCTCAATCTCTACAGGCTGTTTAGCAATATGGCAGTAGATTAATTCCAGTGGATCGTCGCTTTGAAAAGGTAATTGTCCAGTAAGCATTTCATAGAAGGTAACTCCCAATGAATAAAAGTCGCTCCGATAGTCGAGGCTACGATTCATTCTCCCGGTTTGCTCCGGAGACATATAGGCTAGAGTACCTTCTAATTGCTGGGGATTAGCTAATTGTGTTGTTTCTTTATTTAGCTGTGATGCAATACTAAAATCTGTCAACTTTACAATCCCTGTTTCAGGATTAATAATAATGTTGCCTGGTTTAATGTCTTTGTGAATTATCTGGTGAGTATGTACTGATACTAGAGCTTGTGTCATTTGCAATGCAATACTCATAAAACTATTTAACTCTAATTTCTTAGTGCTAAGTATTTGCTTAAGTGATTTTCCGCCAAAATCTTCAAATACTAGAGCTAAACGATTTTCGTGGTTTTCTAGCCTCAAAACTTTGACAACACTTTCTAAATTAAGATTTTCTGTAATTTTGTATTCATGTTTTAAACTAGTAATTGCATCTAAAGATGGATACTCTGCTTTAAGGATTTTTAAGATTACAGACTGTTTGTCAATTTGCGATGTTGCGCGATAAATAACCGTATCATCTCCCTCATGGAGAATTTCGTTTAGATCGTAATTTGGCATCATCAAGGGAGAAGTCAGCATTGCAATACCCTTATCAGTAGATATGACATTAAGATGTTATAAGTTTAGAATTCCCAGTTTTGCTATTACTCAATCAAATCAAGAATTTTATTTTTCAAAAGATATAGTAAGTAATCTTAGTTTCGATCGACGGTAAGAGGCTAAAAGTAAAAGCCACTGGCTCTACAGACGAAGCCTGACGACCCAAGCTATAAACACTTATAGCCTGGTTCATCAGGCTTTATTCGTATAGCAACATCTTTTTAGCGTATCGATTAAAAAGTGAGATGCTCCCATTTATACCCTTTCACTTGGAATTTGATGCATTTAGGCAGGCTAGAAAAGTTGGGGAGTTAAGTGTATTAGGAATTTTGTTAAATGGTATTATTTGTGACAATCAACGTATAGCTGAGTGGCAAAAGTGATTAACTATAGACTGAAAGAGTAAGCCTTCTTAAGACCTGATATCAGTCTTGAGAAGGCTACAACACACCAATATGATTAAGCTATTTCTAGAAATGGTGTACTAGCATTTACAGCTTCTGTTGATAACCCTTTCACAAAGTTAGGTAAGTATTGGCTAATCAAAGCCTTATCTATTTTTGGACATTGGATGCCAGAATCTTGTATGGCGTTAATTGTATTATCTACTTTCCATATAGGAGTTCGATGGTGTACTTCCAGAATCGTGCTGCGATTCTGATACACCTTTTCTTGGAAGAAGGAGGTTAGGGGATACAAGGAATTTACTGATGATAACGTTGAGAGCGCATTCAACCAGTTTTTGGGTGACATTTTTTGTAAGGGATAGCCCAACTCGTCAATTAACTCAAATATCTGCACATTGCTGACTTCATCTTCCCGAGGAATAGCAATGTTGTAATTACCACCTATATATTTTGGTTTTAAAGAAAGATGAGCGATGACGGCAGCAACGTAGTCAACAGGTACGGGAGTCCAATATTTCTCGGGCCAGTCTGGGTACATACCCATCTGAATGCAACCTGTAATAAAACGGTAGAATGTGTCATTGACATTAGCAATGCCTGTTTGTCTGTGTCCAGAAATGAAACCAGGACGGTAAATAGAGACGGCTAATCCTTGTTCTCTTGCTGCTATTACCATGCGTTCGGCAGCCCATTTTGCACGTACATAGCCAGATTCTACGGCCATAATTGGTGCACTCAGGTCTAGATCGAAATCCTCTGCAACCTCGTTCATACTTAATAATGTAGTTACTGACCCATAAACAGCTAGGGTAGATAGGTAATGCAGAATTTTGTGACGCCGATGTGCGGCAAAAGCTATCAGGTTGGCAGTACCATCTAGATTAGATGTTTTAATTACAGAATAAGGTTTGATGTAATTAGTGTCAGCCGCTACATGATAGATTTGATCGACTTCTTCACTCAATTTGTCAAATAGAGCTTTCGGTAATTGCAACTGTGGCTGCTGGATATCTCCCGCGATCGCATATACTTGTGCTAACCCTGCTGTTGGTAAGTGATACTTAACAAAGGTTGTATGCAGCCTTGCCATTGCTACTGTATCGCTTTCTGCTCGCACTATACAGTAGATTTTTTGGTAGCTGTCTTTTTGAAGAAATTCATGCAGTAAGTGTGCCCCTAGGAAACCTGTTGCACCTGTAATCAATGCACATTCATATTTATGTTGTGGTGTTTGTTGCCAAATAGATGTATCCAACTCTGAAGAAAGTCTAGCTTCTGCTTGTAAGTCAACTTGTCTATCATCAGCTACATCGTTAATTTTCAGTTTATATTGTTCTAAGAGTCTTGCTAAATCTGATGGTGTAGGGTATTCATAAACTAAGCGAGAAGGAATAGACACATTAAAATCGCGCTCGAGTGCATATAAAATATGGGCTATGCAGAGTGAGTTACCACCCATATGAAAGAAATTACTGTGAGGAGTACAACTCCCAACAGGCAACTGTAAAGCTCGATCAAAAATCGCTGCGATTTTAACAGCGTTATCTATAGTATTAGGGATGAAATAAGATGTTTGTGGTAGTTCCGGTAAAGCATTTCGGTCTACCTTACTACGGTTAGGTAGTAAAGGCAATTCGTCAATGAAGACAAAACGCGCAGGTACCATATAATCTGGAAGTTGTTCTGCCGCAAAGCGTTGCAGATGCTTTTCAGTCAAAAATTGTCCAGTTCTGGGAACAATATAAGCAACAAGCATTGAAATACCATAGTTTTCTGGCACATTGCCGTTTTCTACTTGTACATTTTTAATTGCTTTAACTGTGTTCGCTTCTACGCCAGGATGTTGGGCAAGTAACATTTCAATGGCTTCGATTTCTATGCGCTTGCCTCGGATTTTGACTTGATTGTCAGTTCTGCCAGCATAATGTAGTAGTCCTGGATAATGGATGTCTTCGTAAACGATATCACCAGTTTTGTAGATCTTGCCCGAACCGAAGGGATTATCTAGAAAACGAGCATTTGTGATATCTGGTTTGTCGAGGTAGCCTTTGCCTACTCCTAAACCACCTACGTATAATTCACCCTTTTCACCTTTATTACAAAGTTTCAGTTCTTCATCAAGAACGTAGAGTTCCACATTTGGTAATGCATAACCAATAGGTACAGTATTATCTTCTGGTTGAAATTCGTAAATGGTACAACAAACTGTTATTTCCGTTGGCCCGTAGGCATTGAAAAATCGAGTATATGGTGAAACCCATGATTGAGCAAGTGCTGTTGGGCAGGTCTTGTTGAGGAATGTATTGATTTTTCCCAACAAAGGTGAAACCCATGCTTTGGCAAGTGATATGGGGCAAGCTTCACCACCTACTACCACCATTTGTAAATCAGGTAATTGGTCACGAAACTGTGTTAGCGTTGATAACACAGAAGGCGGCAGCATTACCCAATGTACTTTGTGTCTAGCTATAAAGTTTGCTAATGGTTGCCCAGGAAGCATTTGCTCTCTTGCACCCAAAACCAAAGTTGCTCCACCACATAGTGCTGTTACTATTTCCCAAACTGCGGCATCAAAGCTAATTGAGGCAAACTGAAGTAAACGCAATCCAGGTTTGATGTCAAAAGTACTACAGCTTGTTAAGGCTAAATTTAGTAACCCTTGATGGGTCAGCATGACTCCTTTTGGTACACCTGTAGAGCCAGAGGTATAAATAATGTAAGCTAATTGCTCAGGCTGTACTATTTGAGATGGTGTAGAGGGTGCAGGTGAATGCTGCCAGACAACAGGAGTATCCAAAAAACAAATATGCCCATCAATACCACTTTGCCGTAGAGCAGGCTCAATATCAAATGCAAACTTTTGTTGTGTTAAAACTGTGCTTAGTTTCGCATCAACAATCATGTAACTAAGCCGTTGACGAGGTAAATCTGGATCGAGGGGAACAAAAGCTGCACCTGCTTTCAAAATAGCATAAATAGCAATGACCATTTCAAAAGAAGGCTCTATACACAGCCCTATTAAAGTGTTAGGTTTTAATCGGCCTTGCGCTATCAAATAGTTAGATAAATATTCTGCCTTTTGGTATAACTCTGCATAAGTCAACTGCCGATCTTCTAGTACCAGCGCCACTTGGCAGGGATATTTTTGACAAACGAAATCAAGCAGAGAAACTATAGATAGATGAGATTGTAAAGATGGAAAATTTATTTTTTGAGAAAACATATTGCCTTATCTGATTCTTTGGCAGAACTAATATTCCTTAATTGGTAGTACACCCTTAAAAATCCATACTAGTTTGTATCCTATGCTCACTCATTATCCAGCTTGAAATTTCTGGAATTTATTTTTTAATTTGAGATAGAAACACCATTAATTCAAAAGCTTAACCAGCAGAATCATCTTTAGAAATAGAGTTATTCTTTGAAATTGACGATTTTCTGAGCTTATGTACGGTGTATAGAGATAGATGTTAAATGGATTATGGCATAAGCTTTATTAAAAAAAATCTTTTTAATTCAATCTTCATTGATTTAATTAATTCAGAGGTTTTATATTATTAATTTATTAGAGCTTCTACTGATAGTTTTATATTTTTTCAGAATATATACTGATAACAACCAATTTATTATGATTTTTTATTGATTAATACCAGTAATTAAGGCTTGCCTAAAATGCTGGAAATGCTACAAATACTGAACTTTGAGTAAGGTAGTAAGGAATATACGTAAAATCACGCTGTTAGACTATCGCTCATCAATAGTCAAGCTACTAAATAACCAATTTTCAAGAAATAAATTATTCAAATAAAATAACTATAAAGATAAAGAGTATTTCCCAGCTTGAGGAGCCACTGAGTTGGAGTTAGTGTAGGGGTAGCGACGTAGCGGCGTCAGGATTCTGCTATAGCGGGACTCTCCTAGGAGAAACTACTAAAAGCGTTTCCTGGGATGTACTTCAAAAGAAAACCCGCAGTTAGCAAGTAGCGTCCAGATTTCCGTGAACTAGAGAAAATTTTTTTATCAATTTTCGAGAATTTTTTATTTGACCTTACCTCATAAAACTGATTTATTATTTATAGTTTATGAAGAAGCTAGCACACCGATTCAGCAATGAGGAAACTATACAACATTAAGCCAATATAGTGTAAAAGATGAAAGTTAAAATAGTGAAAAATGTTGCCGAAAATTATTCAGGCATTAGTAAAGTAACATGGAAACTTAATTGGCTTCCAAAGACAAGTGCGCTCATAGCTTAGGCATATTGGGTGTTCAACTAATTTATGAAAGTCTGAGTTACTCTAAATTTACCCAATAATTTATCCAGCCTTGTCCAAAAATATCCAACATGAGATTTAATTACACCATCTTTACACCCATAAAAGAAGCTGAAATAGGTTTTTTGAAGAAACTTTAAACCCCTGACAGCTTTAGCCAGCAGGGGTTTTGACTATAATGCCAGGAACCAGACTTGAACTGGTGACACGAGGATTTTCAGTCATTGCTAAATATCGTCCAAAAAGCTTGTGCAGTCTACATCCATTTCAAAAAGTAGTTCACAAGCACTAGCATTTATGCCAGTCTTTATGCCAGAATCACGTAGAAGTGATGGGCAAGGGTACTGGTATGAGACAAATTACTCCCCGCGACAACAACGGCTCAATAATCCTCCGATTCAGCTTTGAGGGTAAAAGATATGCTTTTAACCCAGTCCCAAACGGAAGTTACACCGATAAACTGTCACTTGCTAAAGCCGTAGAGATAGCTCAAAAAGTATATCAGGACTGCCTTACAGGACATTTTGACCCAACACTCACCAAGTACAAGCCACTGGCGCTGAAGGGTAGAACTGCTCAGGATGCCCTAGACGACATGGAGGAGGCAAAGCGGATAGTGGCTGAACGGGAAGCAGTTAATGCAGTAAATCTGCTGACGTTGTTTGAAGATTTCACAATCTTTAAGTCTAAGACACTGAAGTCCAATAGCTTGATTGACTATCGACTCATCAAAAACAAACTAAGTAAATGCCCTTACAAGCTGGCTAAGGAAGCAGTGGACATCGTTAACTGGTTGGTGAGTGACCACAAAGGAACATCTACCAGCAGTCTTGATAAACAATTGAAGCTGATTAAAGCCTGTTGCAATTGGGGTGTGGCGAACGGGAAGTTACAAAGCAATCCGTTTAATGGACTAGAGAGACTGATACCGAGAACCAAAAATTCCGGCAACAACGACGATATCAATCCATTTACTCGACAGGAACGGGATGCCATCATTGAGGCGTTCAAAAAACACGATTATTACAGCTATTACGCACCATTGATAGAATTCTTATTTCTCACTGGCTGTAGACCAGAGGAAGCATTGGCACTGCAATGGAAGCACATTAAGGGCGGGAAAATAACCTTTCAACAAAAACTCACTGCCAAGAGAGAAATTGAGCCAGGTACTAAAACACAAAAGAAACGTTCTATCACAATGAACGAACAAATAGAAAGTGTTTTGATGAGCATCAAAACAGAAAAAAGTTTGCCAGATGACCTGGTATTTCCTAGTAAAGAAGGTAAGCCGATGGACTGGCACAATTTTGCTAACAGGGGATGGAAGAAAATATTAGAATCATTAGACGATATTGAATATCGGAATCCTTACCAGATGAGGCATACAGCGATAACTTTGATGGTAAGAGCAGGTGTAGACAGCACCATGATAGCCAAGTGGGTAGGCAATTCTCCTAATATGATTGCTAAAAGATATTTGGGTGATGTGAGCGATATTGGTATACCCCTATCCTGAGTTTTATGTCATAAGTGAATGTCATTATTGATGTCATATCAAATGTCATTAAATATGACATATCGAGATGGCATTCTAGGAATAGGGGTATAGCATCTGTTATTTTTCGCCACGCTCCTTTTTTATCGATTCAACATACTGAGTAAGAGCGCGAGCCACTATGTAGCTGATGGTTCTGTCCTCTTCTGCTGCAAGTTTTGCAAGATAGTCTCTTACCTCAGATTCCACCGTGGCACTGACTTTCGGGTTGTTAGCCATCACTTTTTTGCTAGTGTTTACCATATCTATACTATTTCCTCGTTGACAGAACATATCGAGTGTAGCTACAGTATACGCTAGATACACCTGATACACCTGATATGGACACAACCAAAGAACTTGCCCTCAACGGCAATGGCTCTACCAGTGCAAAGCAAGAGAAAAAGCCTAGAGTCCGTAGACAATACGGTACTCTTCCCACTGCTAACGCTGGTTCACTACAAGACTTGGATATTCCCGCAAAGATAGACACTGCACCTACTTCCTTCGATTCACTGGATTTGTACGCGATGTTTTGCATTGCCAGTGATGGTAGTGGCGGTATTTACGTCAAAGTAGCCAGAAATAAATATGCTTCCCTTCACTCAGGGAAGAGCGATTTTGTAGCAGGCGGTCGTTGTTACAGGGTGGTTTTATGAATGCACTAATCCTTGAAGACTCAATGCTGACGGGTCAACACTTTTTGATAGAAACATTACCACCTGGTAGTAAGTTTCAAAGGGCATCAGAGTTCAGAAGACTCATCTATACCATTATCAGAGATGCCCATTCATCATTTCCAGAACACAAACATAACCCTGATGAATGGTCGGCAATGGCTGATAAATTGACTGACGAAAACTGGGAATATTTTTAACAAGTTAGTCGCTACCCTACCCTCATTTACACACAAGACACATCACAAAAGGACACAACCATGACACGTCAAGAAATTATTCAACAAGCGCTAGAAGCCAACAAACAACTTCAGGAACTCGTCCAATTGTCATTTGGCAACTGTGAAGCTAAAGGTGATGAACAACTTCAAGAAGACCTTAATGATTTTAACTGCTCTATCAACCTGTTCATCAAGGGAGTGAAATGGTTGGAAACGTTAGCAAGTGAAGGAAGAATATAACAAATGAACACTGAATACACCGACGATTACCTGATAGATGATAAACACGTAATCGTGGAAGAAACACAACCCAATGGTGACAAACATATCTATGAAGCACCAGTGGAACAATTAGCAGCATTCCTAACAGGTACAAGTCCTACAAACCCCAACCATTAATATGAACGGTTATTATCCTCCAGCAGAACATTACGGAAATTTAGCTTCTCTGCCTAATTCTGAGAAGGAAGCACATTTAAAAGTGAAATCTTACCAACTTTATGGACTAAGTGGACGACTTCATAAATTACTAAGCAATCAATCATCAAAGGGTAAAAGTGAACGGCAGGATGAAGCAAGAATTATCTCTACCCAGATTGATATTCTTACAAAAGAAATACTTTGCTTGCAAAACCAAAGATAGGATACCCTGCTGACGATAATGGCATCTGACAATGACATATTTAATGACATATTGAATGTCATCCAAAATGCCATTACTCGATGTCATTATCCAGCCAGGGGTATAACACTCAAAGTTATGACCCACCTACGTTTGAGTATTTCTGCTTGCTGCTGTCTCCTAGCAGCATATTTTTTGTTTTACAGCCTGCCACAAATCACTTTTGAACTATCAATAAATATCAAATATGAACCACGACAACAACGACCTTATTCACCTTGATATTCCAATGCAAAGAATGGAGCGTCATGCATGGGTATATCAACCATTTCCCAGTGCTGGACAGATGGCGCGTTTCACTGGCTGGATGTGTGGAAGATTAGCGTTTATGGCGGTAGACACATCCCTATCAATCATCAAATTTGCAGCCAAGGGTATCGTCTGGTTATGCGAAAAATTACAGCAAGGTGTAAAGCACTTTGAGCGTTTTTATGATGCTATGCCCTTAAATGGAATGCCCCTATCCGCTATCACGGTAGAGGCAACCAAGGAGAATAATTCAACAATTGACATGGTTAGGACTATTGATATTTTATCAGCGATAGCTGGCAAACACTGCTTAATTATTGGCGACACTGGCACAGGTAAAAGCACACTAGCTCAATGGCTAGCACAGCAGAACAATTCACAGGTGAAAGTCTATGACCCAGATGCATCACCCGATGAATGGACAGGCTTAAACGTGATAGGAAAAGGTGGTGATTTCGAGACTATTGCTAATTCAATGAATGAAGACCTATGGGAAATGCAAGAAAGAATAGTTTCACGTGCCAAGCATGGAGACAAAGCCAACCTAGGGAAGGATTTATGCATCATTGCTGAGGAATTCCCAATATTAAAAGATGAATGCTCTATTGCCCCCGAATGGTTAGGGAAGATAGCCAGAAGAGGACGTAAGCCAAAGATGTTCATTATTGCCCTATCCCAGAGCGATAGCGTTACAGCACTGGGGATAGAAGGTGATGGAGCGGTGAGAAGCAATTTCCGCTATATAAGGTTAGGTAAGTTCGCGGTACTTCATGCCAAGAAGCTGAAAGATGAGTCACTTGTGCAATGGCTACAGGCTGGTAAGTACCGTTGCATGGTGGATGATGAACCGTGCCAGCTACCAGACCTATCAGGGTACAAGGTGGTAACAGTGCCACAACCTTTTTTACCAGTTGAAAAAACTGAAACCACGCCACAGCAAGAAGTTCAGCCAATTTTACCAGTTTCAGACGGGCTGAAAAATGCCGTAAAAGCCTTGAAAGAGGCAGGCTACAGCGATAGCAAAATCATTAAGGATGTACTTGGTTATCGTGGCGCACAGTACAACGACGGAAAAGATTTACTAGCAAGGATATTGAGTATTAGTGAAAACTGAATATACCACCATCCCTTGACGGCTTGAGTTTTGTCACATAAACTCAATATATGCATTAGATAAGGATTCCAGAAAACACCGAGTCACAGCTTCTATTGCGATCGCAAAATTCCCAAGAGTAACAGTCATGCCGAGAAAACCGTATGAGCCAGGAAGCAGAAAAGGTATAGGTGGCAGACCTAAAAAGTACGGGGAAGATACCAAGCAGGTAAGAGTACCAGCCAGCATTGCCCCAAAGTTGGATGATTTGTATTTGTTCTTGGCTGAACTGGATGCTGAGATTCAGCAGTGGGAACAGGAAATCAATGAAAAGGACATAGCCAAAAATCCGCGCTATTCAAAGGCTAAGGTGCTTGCTGAGTCCATTAGAGAGAAGATTTCAGCACTGGGTATCGATATCAAGTCTATTGCTAATGACTAGTTCTAGTCACTCGTAAAGATAGACATAGTGACCACTCCCAGATACCCTAATAAAGCAATTTCCCTAGGAAGTGTTACCAGCACGACCTAGGGAAGGAAAATAAAATGACTTTATGCCTACTATTGTAAGCGTTAACATCGTCAATACACAATAGGGATGTTAACACTTCAATGATGTAGATGTCATCAAGGGGATGACCTTTCCCCCCTTCTGGCACACAGGCATAGATGTCATTCACCCACCAAACGAGAAAAGGTGAACATGGCATACATTACAGACTTGCTTGGACGGATAAAGGGTTATAGCGCTGATGTAGAAGCATTAGCAGCACTACGAGATATTTCAGCTAAGTGGATAGAAGAGAACTGTTTATGCGCTAACCGAGACTTAGAAGGTAAGCCAGGAACAGGATGGATAATAGGGAAGAATTCGCAATCTCAGCAATTTAAACGAGATGAACCAAGGAAGGATAACAAGGGTAAAGACATCAAGTATGAATCGCCTAAAGGTGAAACACCAGACTTGTTTATCCCATCAGTACCACATGGAGAGTTTAACCCATACACAACTTTCCCTAATTGCCGCATCATCACCGAGGGGCATTTTAAGGCTATCAAAGCAGCAAGTGTTGGATTACCAGTTGTATCAGTAGCTGGCGTATGGAATGGGCGAACAAAAGTGAAGTCTCGCGATGAGGAAACCAAGGTACTCATTCCACTTCTTCAGCATCTAATAAGCATGGGTATCAAGCGTTTCATTATTGCTTTTGATGCTGATTGTGCTGATAATCCCAACGTTCACAAGGCATCTATAGAGTTAGCGAAACTCATTATTGACGCTGGCGCTGAGTGCCTAATAGCCACAGGACAATGGCAAGTATCAGAAGGTAAGGGGATGGACGATTTTATTAGCAAGAATGGCGTTGATGAGATGAGGGCAAGGTTAGAAAGAGCGCTCACTCTTGATGAGTACATTGAACGGTTTGATGTCAAAGCATCCAACAGCAAGCGCAATGACAAACTAGAGCCTGGAGAAGTGGCTGATGCGCTGTCTGGACAAATGAAAGATTGCCTTGCGTATGATTACAGTGTTGGCTCATGGCTCATATACGAAAAAGAATTGCCTGGTGCATGGAGTCAAGCTAATGATGATGAGGCTGATGCACTTATATATGACAAGGTGAAGGACACTTATCAGCAGAAAAGCAGCGCATCATTTATCAAGGAAGTGCGTAACACTTTACGCTTATGTCTCAGATGGCAAGGTAACGCAACATGGGATGATGGCATACCCTTTAGTAATGGTGTTCTCACTTCCAATAACGAATTTATTAACCATTCCCCCAATAATCGCTTTA
The genomic region above belongs to Calothrix sp. NIES-2098 and contains:
- a CDS encoding amino acid adenylation domain protein; its protein translation is MFSQKINFPSLQSHLSIVSLLDFVCQKYPCQVALVLEDRQLTYAELYQKAEYLSNYLIAQGRLKPNTLIGLCIEPSFEMVIAIYAILKAGAAFVPLDPDLPRQRLSYMIVDAKLSTVLTQQKFAFDIEPALRQSGIDGHICFLDTPVVWQHSPAPSTPSQIVQPEQLAYIIYTSGSTGVPKGVMLTHQGLLNLALTSCSTFDIKPGLRLLQFASISFDAAVWEIVTALCGGATLVLGAREQMLPGQPLANFIARHKVHWVMLPPSVLSTLTQFRDQLPDLQMVVVGGEACPISLAKAWVSPLLGKINTFLNKTCPTALAQSWVSPYTRFFNAYGPTEITVCCTIYEFQPEDNTVPIGYALPNVELYVLDEELKLCNKGEKGELYVGGLGVGKGYLDKPDITNARFLDNPFGSGKIYKTGDIVYEDIHYPGLLHYAGRTDNQVKIRGKRIEIEAIEMLLAQHPGVEANTVKAIKNVQVENGNVPENYGISMLVAYIVPRTGQFLTEKHLQRFAAEQLPDYMVPARFVFIDELPLLPNRSKVDRNALPELPQTSYFIPNTIDNAVKIAAIFDRALQLPVGSCTPHSNFFHMGGNSLCIAHILYALERDFNVSIPSRLVYEYPTPSDLARLLEQYKLKINDVADDRQVDLQAEARLSSELDTSIWQQTPQHKYECALITGATGFLGAHLLHEFLQKDSYQKIYCIVRAESDTVAMARLHTTFVKYHLPTAGLAQVYAIAGDIQQPQLQLPKALFDKLSEEVDQIYHVAADTNYIKPYSVIKTSNLDGTANLIAFAAHRRHKILHYLSTLAVYGSVTTLLSMNEVAEDFDLDLSAPIMAVESGYVRAKWAAERMVIAAREQGLAVSIYRPGFISGHRQTGIANVNDTFYRFITGCIQMGMYPDWPEKYWTPVPVDYVAAVIAHLSLKPKYIGGNYNIAIPREDEVSNVQIFELIDELGYPLQKMSPKNWLNALSTLSSVNSLYPLTSFFQEKVYQNRSTILEVHHRTPIWKVDNTINAIQDSGIQCPKIDKALISQYLPNFVKGLSTEAVNASTPFLEIA
- a CDS encoding integrase family protein, which translates into the protein MGKGTGMRQITPRDNNGSIILRFSFEGKRYAFNPVPNGSYTDKLSLAKAVEIAQKVYQDCLTGHFDPTLTKYKPLALKGRTAQDALDDMEEAKRIVAEREAVNAVNLLTLFEDFTIFKSKTLKSNSLIDYRLIKNKLSKCPYKLAKEAVDIVNWLVSDHKGTSTSSLDKQLKLIKACCNWGVANGKLQSNPFNGLERLIPRTKNSGNNDDINPFTRQERDAIIEAFKKHDYYSYYAPLIEFLFLTGCRPEEALALQWKHIKGGKITFQQKLTAKREIEPGTKTQKKRSITMNEQIESVLMSIKTEKSLPDDLVFPSKEGKPMDWHNFANRGWKKILESLDDIEYRNPYQMRHTAITLMVRAGVDSTMIAKWVGNSPNMIAKRYLGDVSDIGIPLS